TCCAAGGTTACGGCCAACAAAAAGGAAAAACAGAAGTATTCCGCGGGCATGAATACCAAGTCAATCTTCTTAGGAAAGTGCGTTTAGAAATCGCAGTAAACGATGAGTTTGTCAAACCTACTGTCGATGCGATTTTGAAAGCAGCAAAAACTGGGTCGGAAGGTAAAATCGGAGATGGAAAGATCTTCGTCATGCCTCTAGAAGAAGTAATCCGCATTCGTAGTGGAGAACGCGGAAGTAAAGCGATCTAGCAAATGTTCGGTGTCCGAGGGAATCAAATCCCTCGGATGGACATTTACATTGTAACCTTCTCTAAAACATATTCCTGATTCGACTTTCCCCCTGGAACAAAGGGATACACTCCCCAACTGGAAGGGATCCTCACTTCAATCATTGCAGGTCCTTTTTTTTCCAAAAACCTTTGCAGTTCCGCAGTCCCTAAACTCCAATCCCATTCCGAATATCCGATCCCAAACGATTGGCATAACAACGAAAAGTCGGGATGAAAATGAAATTTAGAACCAGAATGTTTACTTCCGTAAAACAAATCCTGTTGTTGTTTCACTAAACCCAAATGTTCGTTATTGACGAGGATCACCTTTACATTGAGATTCTGTTCCTTTAGAGTGGATAACTCTTGTAAGTTCATCATGATCGAACCATCACCCGAAAAACAAAACACTTGTGCCTCTTTGTTGCTTAACGCCACACCGATAGCGGTAGGAAGGCCAAATCCCATTGTCCCTTGTCCCCCAGAAGTGATCCAAGACTTAGGTGTTATGAAGGGAAAGTACTGTGCTACCCACATCTGGTGTTGGCCTACATCCGTAAGAATATAGTGATCTCCGCCGGGCATTGCAGAAGCAAAATCCAAAAGTATATTTTTCATCGGATGTTGTTCTGGAATCTGCCTCCATACATCAATTTGTTCCAATGCGTTTGAGTTTTGAATGCAAAAATCTTCTTCGATCAGAAAGGGAAGAACCTCAGAGATATCTTTGTGTAAACTTAAATTGGCTGATTTATTTTTGCCAATTTCACGAGCATCAATATCAATATGAATGATCTTTGCTTGGTTACAAAACTTTTGGATGGCACCGGTTGCACGATCATCAAAACGAACACCAATGGCGATGAGAAGATCACAAACACCAAGTGCTTCATTGGCAACTATTGTTCCGTGCATACCCATCATCCCTAAATTCATAGGATCATCTTTTCCCAAAATACCTAAACCCATTAGAGTGGTTACTGCAGGAATTTGAAACCGTGAAACAAATTCTCGTAATCGCAAAAATTCTTTTTTAGCTCCACCACCTAAATAAAGTAAGGGGAACTGAGAACTTTCAAGCAGTGATTTAAATTCTTGTAAAAACAAATCCAAACTTTCATAGGTAGTATTTTCTTCTGATTCCTTGTTCGCAAGTGATCGTTCACTCTGCTGCAACTTTATCGCAAGATGATCATTCGAGATCTCAATCCTTTGGGTTTGGATATCTTTCGGTAGGTCGATCCACACAGGGCCCATTTTTCCAGAACCAGACAATTCGTAAGCTTCCTCTAGAATTTCAATGATTTGGTTTGGTTCTTCAATCTTATAAACTTTTTTAACAAGAGGAGATACGATACTTGCTGTGGGTAGTTCTTGGAAAGCATCTGTTCCAGTTAAGGCCAAGGGAACTTGTCCAGAAAATACCAATAGAGGGATTGAATCTCTTTGGGCATCGGCAACCGCTGTGATAAGATTGGAAACACCTGGCCCCGAAGAAACAAATACAGCACTTACCTCGCCTGTACTTCTTGCTCTCCCTTGTGCCATGAATCCTGCGCCTTGTTCGTGTCTCGCTAACACATGTTCAATGTTAGACGCAGCCAAACTTTCGTATAATGGCAAGATAGTTCCACCTGGGACACCCGGTATCCACTGGATTCCTTTTGATTCTAAAAAACTTATGATATATTGACTAACGGTAATTTGTTCCCGCATAAAGATCCTCTCCTGTGTGGTTTCCCCGTCGACCTTGCTTTCTGTCGACCGAGGAAACGATGGGAGATTATGACAGAAAGCTACGTATGTATGAGGAGACTACGACGACGACTAGGACGAGAGTAGAGAGGACATAGCTAGACAATCCAAGAACGGGCATGGAATCCATGATCTCGTATTGTTTGGTTGTCTCTAAAGCCATTACATCCAAGGTTTTTTATATTTCCTAGTGGAGTCAAGAATTTATTAAAAAGAAGGTGAAAACATTTTCCTGAATCAGATCTATTTGTAAGTGGTGAACTAGCCAAGGGAAAAAAGGAAAGGAGTTACCTATTCGTTTTCTTTGGCCCGCTTGATCAGCGAATAAAAAGCTAAAAAAAATCCAAAGAAAAAACCAATGAGAAGCCAGAGAGGTTCGGTTTTTAAATATTCATCCAGGTAGTATCCTCCCACCACAAAGAGTGCGATGGAAGATACAAATTCAAAACCGGCACCAGCCATCGCCATAGGCGACTTCTCCGGTTTTTTGTCAGATGGTTTCCCAGATTCTCCTGTCATTGGAGGATGCGACCGATTCGGTCCCACCGAACACCAAGTCTCCACAAACGATACCGCAAGGTTCTCTCAATCCATCCAAACCTAGATTCATCATCACGATAGCGAGCATTATGTGAAGAAAAGATTTCCGAATAGTGGCATCGATTGTCAAGAGCATCACCTTCATATCGTTCGGCGATTTCTGGCCCCTTTTCAGCCAACTCCTGGCCATCCTTGTATTCACAAGTGGAATCCTTCCAATCAATAGAAAAATAAATGATGAGTGCCTTACCTAAAATATCTTCCCGTTTGACAAATCCCCAGGCCCGCGAATCGTGAGAGTCATCACGATTGTCTCCCATCACCATATATTGACCTTCCGGGATCACACAACCATGTAAGAAGTCGCAATATTCAAAGATATGAGCACGACGATCATCTTCAAAACCCTCTAGAATAAAATGTTCGAAACCAGGTTTTACTTCTTTAAAGAGGGCTCTTTGTGTGGCTTCTAAGTTATCCAAATCAGAAAGTTCTTTTCCAATGGGCACTTCTTTTGGGGAGTAGGATTGGAAATCGGTTGCCCCTACTTCTTTATACTCAATGAGTGCAAAGTGTACTCTTCCTCTATCTTTTGTATCAATATACTTTCTTGTAATCCGGATTGTATCTCCAGGAAGTCCCACAACTCGTTTTACAAATCGTTTGGCAAAAATTCCTGTTCTCGATTCTTCTTGGGCAAGGGCCGTAGCCGGCGGGATAAAGGTTACAATATCTCCCCGTTTTGGATCATCAATTCGAAAGAGTTCTTTTTCTGTAAATGGCATACGGAAAGAGTAACGCATTTTATTTACAAATAAAAAGTCCCCAATTTTGAGTGTGGGAATCATAGAACCTGAGGGAATATTATTAGCATCTAATATAGATGATTTGAAGGCAAAAACGAGAACTACAATGATCCCGAAGGAAATTCCAGAAGCGGCGGCTCCCTCTTTTGGTAATTCCTTAGATTCTTGTTTTGGTTTGGATTGGAAGATAGAGGAGAATATTCCCATAGGTTCGAAGCTAGGGAATTGGAATTTTCTGTCAAGAAAGGGGGAAAAAAAGCGCAAAAGACTTGTACTATTTTCGGGAATCGACGATACCATACATGGAGATCTTCTGCTTATGGAAACATCAATCCACGTTTTACGAAAAACCTTACTGGAGATGAAAGAAAGTTACTCTTTTGTCTGCATCAAAACTGGGACGGAAACCGAGGATATGGGTGAAGAGGAAATCTCCCTCTTAAAAACGATCACCGCCGGCATTTTACCTCTCTATGTCAAAATTGGTGGTCCAGAAGCCAGAAACGATATTCGGATCTGCCAAAGGATCGGCGTTTCAGGTATTTCTGCACCTATGGTGGAGTCGGAATATGCGCTGAAAAACTTCATCCAAACTATGAAGAATCTCCTCACTCCATCGGAATACGAGTCTTATAACAAATCGATCAATATGGAAACCATTACTGGTTACAGAAACTTGATGGATATCTTTGATTCTGCTTCCTTTCAAGCCTTGGAACAAGTAACAGCCGCTAGGTCTGACTTAAGTGCCTCCATGGACAAAAAACCAGACGACAAAGAAGTCACAAGGGTTGCCAAAAAAATCATTTCCGAAGCAAAAAGCCGAGGGAAAAAAACATCAGTTGGTGGAACCATCACCAAAACAAATTTTGACCTCATTGCAAGCGAAATCGAACCAGATTATATCAACTCACGTCATGTCATGGTAGATACTAAAAAAGCAATGTCTATTGGCGCTATGGATGTTGCCGAATGTATGTTGTTATTCGAAATGGATTTATTTGAATTTTTCTCTAAAACATTTCCAGAAAAAGGTTACTACTACAGAAATCGAGTAGAAATCAATCGGGAGAGAATCGGTGAGAGGAAGGTTTTGTACTTCATTCGTTAAGTGGTTTTTCTATTTTTTTTATTCAGCTTAGTTTCTCCTTTTCTTTTTATTTCTCCTAAACACTTTCATGCCCCCTTCCAAAAGGGGGTATTTCTTTTTTTAATCCTAATTGCGATTACGAGTTTTTGGAAAGAAAGGAAGTCCAAAGATAAATCATTAGTTCTAGGAGTATTATCAGAAAAACAAAACAAAGCCCTTCCCTATTTACTTTGTATTAGTTGTGTTGTATTTTTATTGAGTAGCACATACCATGCATTCCACCTAACAAAAGCTATTGCTGATGTCTATTTGTTTCAAGATGCGGACTATATTGGTTTATCGGATATTCTCCTTTCTGTTTCGAAAGGAGAAGGTTTTGCAAGCGCCTATTATTCGGAATCAGGAGAAGGGAGTTACCTTCCCCATCACTTTGCTCCGGGAATGGTTTTTTTATCACCCTTTGTCAGTCTGATTCCAAACCGATGGGGTCTGGCCGTTGGTGTATTTTTTATTTACCAATTGGGAACCATTCTTTGGCTGTTGTGGGCTTATCGAATTACAAAAATAAATCCCAAAGAATTCGGCTTCAAATTTTTGGTTTTTTGGGTTCTTATTACCAACCAACTATATCTTTATCGACTTGGATCCAGTTTTCATTTTGAAGTTCTTGTTCTTCCCTTTGGACTTTTCTTCTTTTTTGTTTGGGAAAATAGGATAAAGATTCAGAGCTCTCGTTCTCATTTTCCCTGGATCTATTATAGTATATCCTTATCGCTTATGCTCTATCTAATCCAAAAGGAAGATATTGGAATCTATCTTCTTTTATTTTTCCTACCTATGTTAATCGGTTATTTTTACGAGTATGTAAAATCAAATAAAGAAACTAACTCATCGCAAAAAGACAAACTAATTTACCAGAATTACAAATTCCCGCCCGTTATATTAGTCTTCACAGTTACAATTATATGGCTAAGTTTCGTTTTTATCATATATCCAATGTTTGGTGATTTACAAAACTCCAATCCCTGGACAAAAGTATTAAGACAGGAATACCATTCTGCATTCAAACAAGTTACGGGATTTCAAAAATCATTCCAAATTTTCCTAGAGCTCATAGTCAGTGGGGGCCTCGGAATTTTCCAGATGATACCAGAAGTTTTAGGCATCGGACTCATATACGTTACACATATATTTTCCACTAGGCCCTGGCACCATGAGGTTTATACGTATTACAGTTATTCGCTTATTCCTTTTGTCCTCTACACTGGAATTTTATGGATTCAATCAGCAAAAAAAACTTCTACTTCATTTGCATTCTTGATTCTCGCTTGCCTATTCTGGAAAAACTCACTCGATCCAAATTTTCCTTTGGATACAAATATCAAAAGTCCTTGGGAACACCCTACGATCGAAAAGGAAGTCCAATCAGACTGGAAGGAAATCAATCCTATCCTTCTTTCCCATCATCAAGAGCGAATTTCTTTAGATCTAAAAAAAACAGAAAACTCTTCACAAACAATAAACCCTCCTGAAACTATGAATGCCAGGGACAAACGGGAAGGAATTTTTGTATTCTCGCAGTACAACTTATCATTTTTTGTCTCAGACAAAACAAAAACCTATCCGCTAGAACAAATTAAAAACTCCGAATCGATTTGTAAGATGTCAAATATTTGTTATGCGGTATTGGCACCGGAATTTACCGATGAAATCTTATGGCCTAAATCTAGAATTTTGGCATATAGAAAAGAATTAGAAGACCAAAAAAGGCAAATGATTTGGAAAGGAAAACAAATCGAAGTTTGGGAATGGTAAGTTTAGTTTACAATATGAAAGACTTCATATCCATTCTCGCGTTTTTCGATACGAATTTGTCCTTCCAACACTAGTTTTTGGATGATACTATACACAAGCCCGAGTGCTGTAGGTAAGTGGCCACCATTATGCACTTTTTTTCCAATGGCTGCTTCCATTAGGACTTTTAGATCGGATTCCCCTTCCCTAAGCCGACGAAGGACTCCTTTTTCCAATATACTCAGTGTTTTTTTCACAAGAGTGATTGTTTTTTTAGGATCTTCAATTTCACTCCCATGAGCAGGTAACATACGTTTGATGGGTTCTTCCAAAAGTTTTGATAGAGTAAAATAATAATCTCCCAAACTTCCATCCATTTCGGAATATATGGCTGTCAAGTTCGCTATGATGAGATCTCCAGAAAAATAAATACCCGTAGATGGATCCACAGGAGTGATATGATACAAGTTGTGTCCAGGAGTGTGCAAAAAACGAAACAATCGTCCGCCTAACTCTAAACTGTCGTTATGATCAATGGCTACATCAATCCGTAAAACAGGATCCCCTTTTTTGGTTTCACTAAATTTACTAAAAAACTGGCGCCAACCTTTACGTGATTCTTCCAAAATCCGATTTAGTTCTTCTTTATCACCGAAGGCCTTGTGGAATAGATCTTCTGTTGCTTCTTCAAAAAGCATCATCGATTCCAAATAATTACCCACTCCATCTGCCATCGAACGATACCCGTAGTAGGTCACATTTTTTGCGTAGGACTTAAGCACTAAAGAAGAAGAGATATGATCTAAGTGGTTATGTGTATAAATGATATGGCGGATGTCTTTGAAGGAGAATCCCTTTGTTTTAAGGGAAGCTTGTAACATAGGAATGGATTCAATATAACCCGAATCAATGAGGGTAAGCCCATCGTTTCCATGATACAAATAAATGTTGTTAGGAGCGTAGAATGGTTGGGGGAGGACAATTTTGAAGACACCGTCCCCGATGTCTTCCATGTCCGGAATTCTTTTGGGGACGGTAACTTTCATTGTTTCACCTTATGGTTGTTTTTTGATGATCAATCTTCTTTCAATTTCGAAGATTTTCTCAGGGATCTTTTCTTTTCCCAATTTCTTTTTATCATTTTCTTTCAGGAAAAGATCAGCACCGAATTTATCCAGAGCGTCATTTGCTTTGATATTTTTTAAACCAATGAACTGGATTTGTACTTCTCCCGCAGGGATTCCATACTCAGTTCCTTTGTCTTCCGTAGTAAGAATCCTAGAAATACAAGTTACTGTATCACCAGAGAAAGCAGGTTGTGTATGGTATCCTTCTGTGAAACCAAGTTCCCAAATTGCATTTTCTGAAATATCACGTGATGCCATACCAGCTAACCAACCAAATACGAGTCCACCGTATACCACTGGTTCTCCACCCATAGGGCCGGAAATTCCTGCGGAATACAATTTATCATAATGAAGTGGATGAGTATTTCCTACACGGAAAGTCCACTGAACATGTTCATCTGTAATGGTTCTTCCATTTTGGTGAACATAAATTTGACCTGGTTTGAAATTCTCAAAGTATGTATGTCCCCAAGTGACATCTTTCATTTCTTTTGGAAATTTGAGGTTTGGAAGTTTGAGTGCTGGAGTTTTTGACTCTGGAAAATAGGCAGACGCATCGCCCGGTTTTGGATTTCCTTTCGGTTTTCCATTAGATTGGTAAATCATGATTTTACGTTCGTATTGTAAAACCACTTCATTTTTTTGGTTGAGACAAAGAGTTCTTACATGAACGATCCCCGGTTTGTCTGGGCCTTTGTCATCGACTGCTAAAATTTTTGTACGAGAAGAGAGAGTGTCTCCCGGATATACTGGTAATAAAAATTGTGCGTTATAATAACCGAGGTTAGCAAGCGCCTTCTCACTGTTATTTTGAACACCTATCGAAAGTGCCAAATTGAAAACCATAAGTGGGTGAACGAGTAAGTCAGCAAATCCATGTGCCTTTGCATATTCCGCAGAAAGATACAATGGGTTTGCATCCATAAACACAGTCGCAAATTCTTGAGCAAAACTTCTGTCGACTGTGAATTGGCGCGGGTGGACGTAGATATCACCTACATTAAATTCTTCTAGGTATCGTCCGTAAATGTTCTTTTTGATATCAGAGAGAGAAGCTGGTGTGCTGGGAGCTAACTCACCAAAGGGGGACATAGGTTTTTCGGCCATGGGAATTCCTTTTTCGAATGGGATAGGACTAATTTTCCAAGAGAGGTCCTAC
Above is a window of Leptospira wolbachii serovar Codice str. CDC DNA encoding:
- a CDS encoding AtpZ/AtpI family protein; this encodes MTGESGKPSDKKPEKSPMAMAGAGFEFVSSIALFVVGGYYLDEYLKTEPLWLLIGFFFGFFLAFYSLIKRAKENE
- a CDS encoding DUF2079 domain-containing protein, which gives rise to MVFLFFLFSLVSPFLFISPKHFHAPFQKGVFLFLILIAITSFWKERKSKDKSLVLGVLSEKQNKALPYLLCISCVVFLLSSTYHAFHLTKAIADVYLFQDADYIGLSDILLSVSKGEGFASAYYSESGEGSYLPHHFAPGMVFLSPFVSLIPNRWGLAVGVFFIYQLGTILWLLWAYRITKINPKEFGFKFLVFWVLITNQLYLYRLGSSFHFEVLVLPFGLFFFFVWENRIKIQSSRSHFPWIYYSISLSLMLYLIQKEDIGIYLLLFFLPMLIGYFYEYVKSNKETNSSQKDKLIYQNYKFPPVILVFTVTIIWLSFVFIIYPMFGDLQNSNPWTKVLRQEYHSAFKQVTGFQKSFQIFLELIVSGGLGIFQMIPEVLGIGLIYVTHIFSTRPWHHEVYTYYSYSLIPFVLYTGILWIQSAKKTSTSFAFLILACLFWKNSLDPNFPLDTNIKSPWEHPTIEKEVQSDWKEINPILLSHHQERISLDLKKTENSSQTINPPETMNARDKREGIFVFSQYNLSFFVSDKTKTYPLEQIKNSESICKMSNICYAVLAPEFTDEILWPKSRILAYRKELEDQKRQMIWKGKQIEVWEW
- a CDS encoding P-II family nitrogen regulator; the protein is MKLVIAIIQPHKLEEVKNELTKNEIYRLTVSDVQGYGQQKGKTEVFRGHEYQVNLLRKVRLEIAVNDEFVKPTVDAILKAAKTGSEGKIGDGKIFVMPLEEVIRIRSGERGSKAI
- the lepB gene encoding signal peptidase I codes for the protein MGIFSSIFQSKPKQESKELPKEGAAASGISFGIIVVLVFAFKSSILDANNIPSGSMIPTLKIGDFLFVNKMRYSFRMPFTEKELFRIDDPKRGDIVTFIPPATALAQEESRTGIFAKRFVKRVVGLPGDTIRITRKYIDTKDRGRVHFALIEYKEVGATDFQSYSPKEVPIGKELSDLDNLEATQRALFKEVKPGFEHFILEGFEDDRRAHIFEYCDFLHGCVIPEGQYMVMGDNRDDSHDSRAWGFVKREDILGKALIIYFSIDWKDSTCEYKDGQELAEKGPEIAERYEGDALDNRCHYSEIFSSHNARYRDDESRFGWIERTLRYRLWRLGVRWDRIGRILQ
- the ilvB gene encoding biosynthetic-type acetolactate synthase large subunit, with amino-acid sequence MREQITVSQYIISFLESKGIQWIPGVPGGTILPLYESLAASNIEHVLARHEQGAGFMAQGRARSTGEVSAVFVSSGPGVSNLITAVADAQRDSIPLLVFSGQVPLALTGTDAFQELPTASIVSPLVKKVYKIEEPNQIIEILEEAYELSGSGKMGPVWIDLPKDIQTQRIEISNDHLAIKLQQSERSLANKESEENTTYESLDLFLQEFKSLLESSQFPLLYLGGGAKKEFLRLREFVSRFQIPAVTTLMGLGILGKDDPMNLGMMGMHGTIVANEALGVCDLLIAIGVRFDDRATGAIQKFCNQAKIIHIDIDAREIGKNKSANLSLHKDISEVLPFLIEEDFCIQNSNALEQIDVWRQIPEQHPMKNILLDFASAMPGGDHYILTDVGQHQMWVAQYFPFITPKSWITSGGQGTMGFGLPTAIGVALSNKEAQVFCFSGDGSIMMNLQELSTLKEQNLNVKVILVNNEHLGLVKQQQDLFYGSKHSGSKFHFHPDFSLLCQSFGIGYSEWDWSLGTAELQRFLEKKGPAMIEVRIPSSWGVYPFVPGGKSNQEYVLEKVTM
- a CDS encoding MaoC family dehydratase, whose product is MAEKPMSPFGELAPSTPASLSDIKKNIYGRYLEEFNVGDIYVHPRQFTVDRSFAQEFATVFMDANPLYLSAEYAKAHGFADLLVHPLMVFNLALSIGVQNNSEKALANLGYYNAQFLLPVYPGDTLSSRTKILAVDDKGPDKPGIVHVRTLCLNQKNEVVLQYERKIMIYQSNGKPKGNPKPGDASAYFPESKTPALKLPNLKFPKEMKDVTWGHTYFENFKPGQIYVHQNGRTITDEHVQWTFRVGNTHPLHYDKLYSAGISGPMGGEPVVYGGLVFGWLAGMASRDISENAIWELGFTEGYHTQPAFSGDTVTCISRILTTEDKGTEYGIPAGEVQIQFIGLKNIKANDALDKFGADLFLKENDKKKLGKEKIPEKIFEIERRLIIKKQP
- a CDS encoding MBL fold metallo-hydrolase, whose product is MKVTVPKRIPDMEDIGDGVFKIVLPQPFYAPNNIYLYHGNDGLTLIDSGYIESIPMLQASLKTKGFSFKDIRHIIYTHNHLDHISSSLVLKSYAKNVTYYGYRSMADGVGNYLESMMLFEEATEDLFHKAFGDKEELNRILEESRKGWRQFFSKFSETKKGDPVLRIDVAIDHNDSLELGGRLFRFLHTPGHNLYHITPVDPSTGIYFSGDLIIANLTAIYSEMDGSLGDYYFTLSKLLEEPIKRMLPAHGSEIEDPKKTITLVKKTLSILEKGVLRRLREGESDLKVLMEAAIGKKVHNGGHLPTALGLVYSIIQKLVLEGQIRIEKRENGYEVFHIVN